Proteins from a genomic interval of Medicago truncatula cultivar Jemalong A17 chromosome 3, MtrunA17r5.0-ANR, whole genome shotgun sequence:
- the LOC11407810 gene encoding putative F-box/FBD/LRR-repeat protein At5g44960, producing the protein MKMPSRNNNIDENKDRLSDLCDYLLIHILSFLRSKIAVQTCILSTRWRNLWKQLPFLSLYSSNTLPRLSEFASQFLSLRDGSTSLFVLKFYNFCNEGFMEPHILDKILQYAISHNIQHLHIFLKCDIQHFPSCLFSCDTLTSLRFNVTPIRYDKPKILFPNSLNLPSLTSLSLGFIAFRGGPDLFLAYPRLKRLEIAHFEILGEENLCISSTTLVGLAIEFSFEPKNNRKIELFTPNLCAFTFMGTPFQILFGNPLSSVKHIEIHADIRWSYAEAPSILLRWFLEFVDIESLIVSSNTLQVLSLVPNLLRVKLSSLRNLKSLKVKRDELSHRLSKILIDANLAQLPPRSENEAARLQEVFKVGSSSIPDEMINFLLQNSTSKEFHIIN; encoded by the exons ATGAAGATGCCAAGCAGAAATAACAACATCGATGAAAATAAAGACAGGCTCAGTGATTTATGTGATTACCTTTTAATTCACATACTCTCCTTTTTGCGGTCTAAAATAGCAGTTCAAACTTGCATACTGTCCACAAGATGGAGGAATCTCTGGAAGCAACTTCCCTTTCTTTCATTATATAGCTCTAATACTCTCCCGCGTCTCTCCGAGTTTGCGTCCCAGTTTTTGTCTCTACGTGATGGCTCGACTTCCCTGTTCGTTCtcaaattttacaatttttgtaATGAGGGTTTTATGGAGCCTCACATACTTGACAAGATTTTACAATATGCCATTTCACACAATATCCAACACTTACATATCTTTCTCAAATGTGATATTCAACATTTTCCATCTTGCTTGTTTTCATGTGATACTTTAACATCTCTTCGCTTTAATGTTACCCCTATACGCTATgataaaccaaaaatattatttccaaATAGCTTGAATTTGCCATCATTGACCAGCTTGTCTTTAGGTTTTATCGCCTTTCGTGGTGGACCCGATCTTTTTCTGGCATATCCTAGGTTGAAGCGTTTGGAGATTGCTCATTTTGAAATCCTTGGTGAAGAAAACCTCTGCATATCAAGTACAACACTTGTGGGATTAGCAATAGAGTTTTCTTTTGAACCTAAGAACAATCGCAAAATTGAGCTATTTACTCCAAATCTGTGTGCATTTACTTTTATGGGTACTCCTTTTCAGATTTTATTTGGGAACCCCCTTAGTTCTGTTAAGCACATAGAGATTCATGCAGATATCAGGTGGAGTTATGCAGAGGCTCCTTCAATTCTACTTAGATGGTTTCTCGAGTTTGTTGATATCGAATCATTGATAGTCTCTTCCAACACTCTTCAG GTTCTCTCCTTAGTTCCTAATTTATTGAGGGTTAAGCTCTCTTCTTTGCGTAACTTGAAGTCACTCAAAGTAAAAAGGGATGAGCTTTCACATCGATTATCCAAGATACTGATAGATGCCAACTTAGCACAGCTGCCTCCCAGGTCAGAAAATGAAGCTGCCCGATTACAAGAAGTGTTTAAAGTAGGATCGTCATCCATACCTGAtgaaatgattaattttttgctTCAAAACTCAACTTCAAAAGAATTTCACATCATTAATTAG